From Ignisphaera aggregans DSM 17230, the proteins below share one genomic window:
- a CDS encoding Sugar kinase ribokinase family (COGs: COG0524 Sugar kinase ribokinase family~KEGG: sai:Saci_0745 hypothetical protein~SPTR: Q4JAQ8 Conserved Archaeal protein~PFAM: pfkB family carbohydrate kinase), with amino-acid sequence MRAIFIGNITVDEAGERYRVGGSGYYGGRALAYLGVDVYVATHIAEEYRGMIKGIANTFGISIIELSNSGTPIFVIERGKAVRFKCVSPKIMFRDIEVFLKSYNFNIILFTPIMNELDSDIIDIANYKKDVVSLDIQGFVRMYSDDSIKLQWRNDLFEIFPYMDIVHGNISEFCFYRDAKWVLKTMKEFSMSINTAFLISNDDKGTYLVYRGEVLHIPPPAIEPVDDVGAGDILLAVTSLYRAEGMDILSSTIRGVAAASLKVMNAYREWFDRNLIDMYSKEIEDRVNPIELS; translated from the coding sequence ATGAGAGCTATATTCATAGGCAATATTACTGTAGATGAAGCTGGGGAAAGGTATAGGGTTGGAGGATCTGGGTATTATGGAGGTAGAGCACTAGCATATCTTGGTGTAGATGTATATGTTGCTACCCATATAGCTGAAGAGTATAGGGGTATGATAAAGGGGATTGCAAATACATTTGGGATAAGCATCATAGAGTTAAGCAATAGTGGAACACCGATATTTGTTATAGAGAGAGGGAAAGCTGTGAGATTCAAATGTGTAAGTCCAAAAATTATGTTTAGAGATATAGAGGTGTTTCTAAAGTCATATAACTTCAACATTATTCTCTTCACACCAATAATGAATGAACTCGATAGTGATATTATTGATATTGCTAATTATAAAAAGGATGTTGTTTCATTAGATATTCAGGGTTTTGTAAGGATGTATAGTGATGATAGTATTAAGTTACAGTGGAGAAATGATTTATTTGAGATATTTCCATATATGGATATAGTTCATGGGAATATCTCAGAGTTTTGTTTCTATAGAGATGCAAAGTGGGTTCTAAAGACTATGAAGGAATTCTCTATGTCTATCAATACAGCATTTCTAATAAGTAATGATGATAAAGGGACGTATCTAGTGTATAGAGGTGAAGTCTTACACATACCACCTCCAGCTATAGAACCTGTAGATGATGTAGGTGCAGGTGATATACTTTTAGCAGTTACTTCATTATATAGAGCAGAGGGTATGGATATACTATCATCGACAATTAGGGGTGTAGCTGCAGCATCTCTTAAGGTTATGAATGCATATAGAGAATGGTTTGATAGAAATCTCATTGATATGTATAGTAAGGAGATAGAAGATAGAGTTAATCCTATAGAGCTTTCTTAG
- a CDS encoding hypothetical protein (InterPro IPR002478~KEGG: dka:DKAM_0585 hypothetical protein~SPTR: B8D480 Putative uncharacterized protein), which translates to MNFESVFRYIEKCFGDRFTSFVLSEFSLEVFRNRFVSIVPKNIYGFIKSLSINPILSGIIIGWFRKGEFIPSTNLFYFGKSSGFRFGCSVIAGEQGVKAFLYGNDLLLTSFRGFIEPVEKGMYVAVVDSGDMMPIGIGRLVVDPREVDELRKGGRVLEVIAENIFDLGRLLRDHRLFSIDIH; encoded by the coding sequence ATGAATTTTGAGAGTGTTTTTAGGTATATAGAGAAGTGTTTTGGTGATAGATTTACTAGTTTTGTTTTGAGTGAATTTAGTCTAGAGGTGTTTAGGAATAGGTTTGTATCTATTGTTCCTAAAAATATCTATGGATTTATCAAGTCTCTTAGTATTAATCCTATTCTCTCTGGTATTATTATTGGTTGGTTTAGGAAGGGGGAGTTTATTCCTTCAACAAATCTCTTCTATTTTGGTAAGAGTAGTGGTTTTAGATTTGGGTGTAGTGTTATTGCTGGTGAACAGGGTGTTAAAGCTTTTCTATATGGTAATGACCTCCTTCTAACATCGTTTAGAGGTTTTATTGAACCTGTTGAGAAGGGGATGTATGTAGCTGTAGTAGATTCTGGTGATATGATGCCCATAGGTATTGGTAGACTTGTGGTAGATCCTAGAGAGGTTGATGAGCTTAGGAAGGGTGGAAGGGTTTTAGAGGTTATAGCTGAAAATATTTTTGATTTAGGTAGATTGTTGAGAGACCATAGATTATTCTCCATAGATATACACTAA
- a CDS encoding transcription termination factor Tfs (COGs: COG1594 DNA-directed RNA polymerase subunit M/Transcription elongation factor TFIIS~InterPro IPR001222:IPR001529~KEGG: sto:ST2261 putative DNA-directed RNA polymerase subunit M~PFAM: Transcription factor TFIIS~SMART: Transcription factor TFIIS; DNA-directed RNA polymerase, M/15 kDa subunit~SPTR: Q56254 DNA-directed RNA polymerase subunit M~PFAM: Transcription factor S-II (TFIIS)~TIGRFAM: transcription factor S, archaeal) — MMFCPKCRSLMSFDSKRRVYRCSRCGYEVIPNNNSRAIVSRTIEHKEKEKLVVIEGTSVSVPPNAVLVKGHTRCPKCGSEEVYAWQMQTRAADEPPTTFYKCPSCGHTWREY, encoded by the coding sequence TTGATGTTTTGCCCTAAGTGTAGAAGTCTAATGAGTTTTGATTCAAAGAGACGTGTATATAGATGTAGTAGGTGTGGATATGAGGTAATACCAAATAATAATAGTAGAGCTATTGTCTCAAGAACTATTGAGCATAAAGAGAAGGAGAAACTAGTAGTTATTGAGGGGACATCAGTTTCAGTTCCTCCGAATGCAGTACTTGTTAAGGGTCATACTAGATGTCCTAAGTGTGGAAGTGAAGAGGTATATGCATGGCAGATGCAGACTAGAGCTGCCGATGAACCACCAACAACATTCTATAAATGTCCTAGCTGTGGCCATACATGGAGAGAGTATTAG
- a CDS encoding cytidine kinase ;inosine-guanosine kinase ;6-phosphofructokinase (COGs: COG0524 Sugar kinase ribokinase family~InterPro IPR002139:IPR011611:IPR013749:IPR002173~KEGG: dka:DKAM_0615 ATP-dependent 6-phosphofructokinase~PFAM: PfkB domain protein; Phosphomethylpyrimidine kinase type-1~SPTR: B8D4B0 ATP-dependent 6-phosphofructokinase~PFAM: pfkB family carbohydrate kinase) → MSKSYDVVAVGHALVDIRIVVDRFPGPDEEARVLDQTWGGGGSAVNMAIDAKRLGLRSSVIAKIGFDSFGRIIVDELLREGVDISGLRISVGKTGFTIVVIDKNGSITMYGYKGVAEDLEPGDIDLDIISNSRYVHIASLRIDTSIHVAEIARKNNSKVLWDPGRVLAGKGIDALSKLIEKVDIVLLNNLEAKMLTNLDDHREAAKIIKSLGPELVIVKRGSKGVYALGYGLDEEIPAMNIDRVVDTTGAGDAFAAGLIAGMIRGYTIKKAILYANAVAALKITKLGSHEAPTHEEVVNFIWEKGLAI, encoded by the coding sequence ATGTCTAAGAGCTATGATGTTGTTGCTGTAGGGCATGCTCTAGTGGATATAAGGATTGTTGTTGATAGATTTCCAGGACCAGATGAAGAGGCAAGGGTATTGGATCAGACCTGGGGTGGTGGAGGATCTGCAGTAAATATGGCTATAGATGCTAAGAGATTAGGGCTTAGATCTAGTGTTATAGCGAAAATAGGTTTTGATTCTTTTGGTAGGATAATAGTTGATGAACTACTTAGAGAGGGTGTAGATATCTCTGGTCTAAGGATATCAGTAGGAAAGACAGGATTTACAATAGTAGTTATAGATAAGAATGGCTCTATAACAATGTATGGATATAAAGGTGTTGCTGAGGATTTGGAGCCTGGAGATATAGATCTAGATATTATATCAAATAGTAGATATGTTCATATAGCTAGTCTTAGAATAGATACATCTATACATGTAGCAGAAATAGCTAGGAAGAACAACTCTAAAGTTCTATGGGATCCAGGAAGAGTTTTAGCGGGTAAAGGTATAGATGCTTTAAGCAAACTTATTGAGAAGGTAGATATAGTTCTTCTAAATAACCTAGAAGCAAAAATGCTTACAAATCTCGATGACCATAGAGAAGCTGCAAAAATAATAAAGTCTCTAGGTCCTGAACTAGTTATAGTGAAAAGAGGTTCAAAAGGAGTTTATGCACTAGGTTATGGTTTAGATGAAGAGATACCAGCTATGAATATAGATAGAGTTGTTGATACAACTGGTGCTGGAGATGCATTTGCAGCAGGTCTTATAGCTGGAATGATAAGAGGATATACAATAAAGAAAGCAATATTATATGCAAATGCTGTAGCAGCTCTAAAGATAACTAAACTAGGATCACATGAAGCTCCAACACATGAAGAAGTTGTTAATTTTATATGGGAGAAAGGTCTGGCTATATAG
- a CDS encoding phosphate uptake regulator, PhoU (COGs: COG0704 Phosphate uptake regulator~InterPro IPR007159:IPR008170~KEGG: smr:Smar_0922 phosphate uptake regulator, PhoU~PFAM: PhoU family protein; SpoVT/AbrB domain protein~SPTR: A3DN11 Phosphate uptake regulator, PhoU~PFAM: PhoU domain; SpoVT / AbrB like domain) yields the protein MAVYRRRVQKIGKSTYIITIPTSWARSIGLEPKTEVVMEILPDMSLRIFVPSKLGESSKSGIYVIDLSPSHTVNDIVREIIGGYIADAKMIKIQFQDYRRDVIDKAISISRERLMGLEIVDEDRNSITLQIVVDPNLSEIDSIIRRMTRLSYSMHIDILSYLDEKYHSPSILESIISRDNLVDKLYLLAMRQLSEILRNPYEMSKKNLSYPEAILLAMYIKNIERIADHATNIAIILMNVNRDEIDQSIITLYRNAIEVFNKISTAFISMDKSVAIQISKTIEELKVAEDEIRKRLYYKINPYVARFLDTIARIIARSLDIAEQLIDLYALRHI from the coding sequence ATGGCTGTATATAGACGTAGAGTTCAGAAGATAGGTAAATCAACATATATTATCACTATTCCTACTTCATGGGCTCGAAGTATTGGATTAGAACCTAAGACTGAAGTTGTTATGGAGATACTTCCAGATATGTCTCTAAGAATCTTTGTACCGAGTAAACTTGGTGAAAGCTCTAAGAGTGGTATTTATGTGATAGATCTTAGCCCTAGCCATACTGTTAATGATATTGTAAGAGAGATTATTGGTGGATATATAGCAGATGCAAAGATGATAAAGATACAGTTTCAGGATTATAGAAGAGATGTTATAGATAAGGCTATATCTATCTCTAGAGAGAGGCTTATGGGTCTTGAGATTGTTGATGAGGATAGAAATTCTATTACTTTGCAAATTGTTGTTGATCCAAATCTAAGTGAAATTGATAGTATTATTCGTAGAATGACAAGACTTTCATATTCTATGCATATCGATATTCTATCCTATCTCGATGAAAAATATCATTCTCCATCAATATTAGAATCGATAATATCTAGGGATAATCTTGTTGATAAGCTATATCTATTAGCAATGAGACAACTATCTGAGATTCTTAGAAATCCATATGAGATGAGTAAGAAGAATCTTAGTTATCCAGAGGCTATACTATTAGCAATGTATATCAAGAATATAGAGAGGATAGCGGATCATGCTACTAATATAGCTATAATTCTAATGAATGTAAATAGAGATGAAATAGACCAATCAATTATTACCTTATATAGAAATGCAATAGAGGTTTTCAATAAGATTTCAACAGCGTTTATATCAATGGATAAATCTGTAGCAATACAGATTTCTAAAACAATAGAAGAACTTAAGGTTGCTGAGGATGAGATAAGGAAGAGGTTGTACTATAAGATTAATCCATATGTAGCTAGATTTTTAGATACAATTGCAAGGATAATTGCTAGAAGTCTAGATATAGCTGAACAACTCATTGATCTATATGCATTAAGACACATCTAA
- a CDS encoding SagB-type dehydrogenase domain (COGs: COG0778 Nitroreductase~InterPro IPR000415:IPR020051~KEGG: dka:DKAM_0510 nitroreductase~PFAM: nitroreductase~SPTR: B8D405 Nitroreductase~TIGRFAM: SagB-type dehydrogenase domain~PFAM: Nitroreductase family~TIGRFAM: SagB-type dehydrogenase domain) codes for MSFGERIFLPYPRKITVMSVEEAILLRRSYRSFRSDPVNIEHLALILWSAYGISDPVNLFRVSPSAGATYPLEVYVAIGERGVVDSTGFIPAGVYRYEPYTHTLNPIKYGDIRRELARAALDQIYIEEAPIDIVVTAIYRRTTRYYGKRGEIRYVPMDVGHMGQNIYLMATALGYGTVAIGAFNDDEVAKVLGCSKEETPIYIMPIGVPREYRKIDFSDIKIVIENNRKKLLRSI; via the coding sequence ATGAGTTTTGGGGAGAGGATATTCCTTCCATATCCAAGGAAAATAACTGTTATGAGTGTTGAAGAGGCAATACTTTTGAGGAGAAGTTATAGGAGTTTTAGGAGTGATCCCGTAAATATAGAGCATTTAGCTTTAATTCTATGGTCAGCATACGGAATTTCAGATCCTGTAAACCTATTTAGGGTTTCTCCTAGTGCGGGTGCTACATATCCTCTTGAGGTCTATGTTGCTATAGGTGAGAGGGGTGTTGTAGATAGTACTGGTTTTATTCCAGCTGGAGTCTATAGATATGAGCCATATACACATACATTGAATCCTATTAAATATGGTGATATTAGGAGGGAGTTAGCTAGGGCAGCACTAGATCAGATATATATAGAGGAAGCCCCAATAGATATTGTTGTTACTGCTATATATAGAAGAACTACTAGATATTATGGTAAACGTGGAGAGATACGCTATGTGCCTATGGATGTTGGTCATATGGGTCAAAATATATATCTAATGGCTACAGCACTCGGATATGGAACTGTAGCTATAGGTGCTTTTAATGATGATGAAGTTGCAAAAGTTTTGGGATGTAGTAAGGAGGAGACCCCAATCTATATAATGCCGATAGGTGTACCGAGAGAATATAGAAAAATTGATTTTAGTGATATAAAGATTGTCATTGAGAATAATAGGAAGAAGTTATTGAGATCTATATAG
- a CDS encoding iron-containing alcohol dehydrogenase (COGs: COG1454 Alcohol dehydrogenase class IV~InterPro IPR001670~KEGG: smr:Smar_0045 iron-containing alcohol dehydrogenase~PFAM: iron-containing alcohol dehydrogenase~SPTR: A3DKJ8 Iron-containing alcohol dehydrogenase~PFAM: Iron-containing alcohol dehydrogenase), with amino-acid sequence MTLSSFVIRSGKTILYFGMNSLDKVSNVLSRYRRIYIVTSRSAAKVSGALDDVMEILNRYGVKYEVFSGVTPNPLENIIEDASECAWRFGAEAIIAIGGGSVIDTAKIVSVISRCGGRVKDYVFGTRDFCGSLPLIAINLTHGTGSEVNRYAVATLLEPRTKYGLANEYMYPLIGIDDPRYTLSLPYNQTLYTSIDAMYHALEASCGRDSSPYVLAIAEEAIKNIVTWLPIALREPKNIEARYWLLYASMLAGISIDHSRAHLIHAIENVLSGINTELPHGAGLAMLGPTAIKYLYRSRPKELHRLLRHIDPELKPSEDDAIKASRAIEEFQKGLGFNERLSNYGFRDEDIDRVIETTNKYLRYGLSLAPIEIKDDIIREIVSSAL; translated from the coding sequence ATGACTCTTAGCTCGTTTGTTATTAGGAGTGGAAAAACTATATTATACTTTGGTATGAATTCATTGGACAAGGTATCCAATGTTTTATCTAGATATAGAAGGATATATATAGTTACAAGTAGAAGTGCTGCAAAGGTTAGTGGTGCACTAGATGATGTTATGGAGATTCTGAATAGATATGGGGTTAAATATGAGGTATTTAGTGGTGTTACACCAAATCCCTTGGAGAATATTATTGAAGATGCTTCGGAGTGTGCATGGAGATTTGGTGCCGAGGCTATTATTGCTATAGGTGGTGGTAGTGTTATTGATACTGCTAAGATAGTATCGGTTATTTCTAGATGTGGAGGTAGGGTGAAGGACTATGTTTTTGGTACTAGAGATTTCTGTGGATCTCTACCGCTTATAGCTATTAATCTTACTCATGGTACAGGATCTGAGGTGAATAGATATGCTGTTGCAACATTGTTAGAGCCTAGAACAAAGTATGGTCTTGCAAATGAGTATATGTATCCGTTGATAGGTATTGATGATCCTAGATATACACTGTCTCTTCCATATAACCAGACCCTATATACATCTATAGATGCTATGTACCATGCATTGGAAGCATCCTGTGGAAGAGATTCATCGCCATATGTACTTGCAATTGCTGAAGAAGCTATTAAAAATATTGTTACATGGCTTCCCATAGCACTTAGAGAACCTAAGAATATTGAGGCTAGATACTGGCTTCTATATGCATCAATGTTAGCAGGGATATCTATAGATCATAGTAGAGCTCATCTAATACACGCAATAGAAAATGTATTGAGTGGTATAAATACAGAGCTTCCACATGGTGCAGGTCTAGCTATGCTAGGACCTACAGCTATAAAATATCTCTATAGATCTAGACCAAAAGAGCTCCATAGACTACTCAGACATATTGATCCAGAGCTAAAGCCTAGTGAAGATGATGCTATAAAAGCATCTAGAGCTATTGAAGAATTTCAGAAGGGCTTAGGATTCAATGAAAGGCTTAGTAACTATGGATTTAGAGATGAAGATATAGATAGGGTTATTGAAACAACTAATAAATATCTTAGATATGGACTATCATTAGCACCTATAGAAATCAAAGATGATATCATTAGAGAGATAGTAAGTTCAGCTCTATAA
- a CDS encoding SPP-like hydrolase (COGs: COG0561 hydrolase of the HAD superfamily~InterProIPR006380:IPR005834:IPR013200:IPR006382:IPR 006379~KEGG: hbu:Hbut_0505 phosphoglycolate phosphatase~PFAM: Haloacid dehalogenase domain protein hydrolase type 3; sucrose-6F-phosphate phosphohydrolase; Haloacid dehalogenase domain protein hydrolase~PRIAM: Phosphoglycolate phosphatase~SPTR: A2BK56 Phosphoglycolate phosphatase~TIGRFAM: SPP-like hydrolase; HAD-superfamily hydrolase, subfamily IIB~PFAM: haloacid dehalogenase-like hydrolase~TIGRFAM: HAD-superfamily hydrolase, subfamily IIB; sucrose-phosphate phosphatase-like hydrolase, Archaeal) produces MIAINNIDDLINYILKKFNNSKPTLIATDLDGTLTIDRNSYRLDLEAMEILRELNTMGISICIASAADFQTVSAISKYIVSSNIFIAENGCIAFDGYSIIEIAKRSTDDIVKEILERFALKEPLNNRFRLYDKALLIPSNIDPKEIEGIARYIEDRYPYVKVRYSGYALHITPKECSKGRALEVLAIRRGIDLSRAIAIGDSEVDIDMLKAVGIGIAVGDADEKLKKIADVVIDQKASSASKILFKAIKSILSLI; encoded by the coding sequence ATGATTGCGATCAACAATATTGATGACCTCATTAATTATATATTGAAGAAATTCAATAATAGTAAACCAACACTCATCGCCACAGATCTAGATGGAACTCTAACAATAGATAGAAATAGCTATAGACTTGATCTAGAGGCCATGGAAATTCTAAGAGAATTGAACACAATGGGTATATCCATATGTATAGCTTCTGCAGCTGATTTTCAAACAGTATCTGCTATTAGTAAATATATCGTCAGTTCCAATATATTTATAGCTGAAAACGGCTGTATAGCATTTGATGGATATAGCATAATCGAAATTGCAAAGAGATCTACGGATGATATTGTTAAGGAGATTTTAGAGAGATTTGCCTTGAAAGAACCTTTAAATAATAGATTTAGGCTATATGATAAAGCTTTACTAATTCCAAGTAATATAGACCCTAAAGAGATAGAGGGTATAGCGAGATATATAGAGGATAGATATCCCTATGTAAAAGTTAGGTATAGTGGGTATGCACTACATATAACTCCAAAAGAATGTAGCAAAGGTAGAGCTCTAGAGGTGTTGGCTATTCGAAGAGGAATAGATCTTTCAAGAGCTATAGCTATAGGTGATAGTGAAGTTGATATAGATATGCTTAAAGCTGTTGGTATAGGAATAGCTGTAGGAGATGCTGATGAAAAACTTAAGAAAATAGCAGATGTAGTAATAGATCAGAAAGCTTCTTCAGCATCAAAAATACTGTTCAAGGCTATTAAAAGTATTCTTAGCCTTATATAG
- a CDS encoding fructose-bisphosphate aldolase (COGs: COG1830 DhnA-type fructose-1 6-bisphosphate aldolase~InterPro IPR002915~KEGG: smr:Smar_1596 fructose-bisphosphate aldolase~PFAM: deoxyribose-phosphate aldolase/phospho-2-dehydro-3-deoxyheptonate aldolase~PRIAM: Fructose-bisphosphate aldolase~SPTR: A3DPX0 Fructose-bisphosphate aldolase~PFAM: DeoC/LacD family aldolase), translating into MVLILYNFNQVGKKVRLSRILKSDGKAVVFAFDHGVEHGPKDFPPEHIDPNKILEKVVGTGVDAVMLLPGMAALTHNVWANKTSLIIKITSKTNLRPEDQRFLQSVFGYVEDAIALGADAIAATVYWGSQYEDAMLSLWFSIREVAERYGLPCLQLAYPRGPAIKNMYDVEIVKYGVRAAVESGADLIKTYYTGSKETFAEVVKVASGIPILMSGGPSRENPMDFLRDVKNVMEAGAQGVVVGRNVFQHKNPSGMVKAIMAIVHEGMEPEDAIKFVG; encoded by the coding sequence ATGGTGTTAATCTTGTATAATTTTAATCAGGTGGGGAAGAAGGTTAGACTTAGTAGGATATTGAAAAGTGATGGAAAGGCAGTTGTATTTGCATTTGATCACGGTGTTGAACATGGTCCAAAAGACTTTCCACCAGAGCATATAGATCCCAATAAAATACTAGAGAAAGTTGTTGGTACAGGTGTAGATGCAGTAATGCTTCTACCAGGTATGGCAGCTCTGACACATAATGTGTGGGCAAACAAGACAAGTCTCATCATTAAAATTACTAGTAAAACTAATCTAAGGCCAGAGGATCAGAGATTTCTACAAAGTGTATTTGGATATGTTGAGGATGCTATAGCTCTTGGAGCAGATGCTATAGCGGCGACAGTTTATTGGGGTAGTCAGTATGAGGATGCTATGCTAAGTCTATGGTTTTCTATAAGAGAGGTTGCTGAGAGATATGGATTGCCATGTCTACAATTGGCATATCCGAGAGGACCGGCTATAAAGAATATGTATGATGTTGAGATAGTTAAATACGGTGTTAGAGCTGCAGTTGAAAGTGGAGCTGATCTTATAAAAACATATTATACAGGGTCTAAAGAAACTTTTGCAGAGGTTGTTAAGGTTGCTTCAGGTATACCAATACTAATGAGTGGTGGACCCTCTAGAGAGAATCCAATGGATTTCTTAAGAGATGTAAAGAATGTTATGGAGGCAGGTGCTCAGGGAGTTGTTGTTGGTAGAAATGTCTTTCAGCATAAGAATCCTTCAGGAATGGTAAAGGCTATTATGGCTATTGTACATGAGGGTATGGAGCCTGAAGATGCTATTAAGTTTGTTGGGTAA
- a CDS encoding conserved hypothetical protein (KEGG: tpe:Tpen_0083 hypothetical protein~SPTR: A1RWB3 Putative uncharacterized protein), which yields MNNDDEHICKNIKYLMTKLLYERRFYFDKNCYLNSEGMKILIEISRLINRCFPHYRNRIRYIIRNPSIDNIAKLAEDLYGSELIEGLFYDPYSYSYDI from the coding sequence ATGAATAATGATGATGAACATATATGTAAAAATATAAAATATCTTATGACCAAGCTTCTATACGAAAGAAGGTTCTACTTTGATAAAAACTGCTATCTCAATTCTGAGGGGATGAAGATTCTCATAGAGATTTCAAGACTTATAAATAGGTGTTTCCCCCACTATAGAAATAGGATAAGATATATTATAAGAAATCCATCAATTGATAACATCGCTAAACTTGCTGAAGATCTATATGGTAGTGAATTAATAGAAGGTTTATTTTATGATCCATATTCATATAGCTATGATATTTGA